A window of Lotus japonicus ecotype B-129 unplaced genomic scaffold, LjGifu_v1.2 AP026985.1 genomic DNA:
AATACATGAATGATTATATTGCTAACACGTCATCGATCTCACGCAATAGTCCACTTGAATTTGAAGTCTACACAGTAATGCACAAGCTTCCTAccatgtgctgaaattcaactttttattaaaataatgagGATAACAAATGTCAAACTAATTTAATCATAAAGACAGTGTTATCAGACttggaccggaccggccggttcgaccggttcaCTTAGGTTTGAAGTCTACACAATAATGCACAAGCTTCCTACCATATGCTGAAATTTcactttttattaaaataatgaggataacaaatatatatatatatgtaaagcacacttgtgttttttgcatgcaataaatgcattaaatcataaaagctcacatacttttatattaaatacattaaaaaataaataatttaataaattaaaaactgaaaaaatttatattataaaaaactattcaactacttatattaaataacaatatTCAtggacttaaaattgacttgagctttgcatttaacaaatttaaaaaatcaaaattaaaaacaaaataatatttattaataattaatttggataaaatatttttaaaataaaaaaatgatatatatatatatgtaaaatagacttgaaaaaataacattaaatacataaaaaatagtaaatttattttgaattaaaaaaattaattaaaaaaattgaaaactaaaataaaaactacatcaactttattattcgttatattaattatattaattattaattgttaaacttttcaatttctcatatttaaaagtaaatattaaaatttaaaacttttcaatttctcttatttaaaatgaaatatttaaattttaattattcattacaacttgaggtgaatttttaaaaaataataataattgaaattgactaccttacattaatgacaataatagattgttaataatattttgtttatattctttacattattgttaataataattataaatcttattaattattatcataagttgagaaattttaaaaaaataaaaaataaaacttattactatttattacttataaaaaaatatttattaataattaatatcgaaaaaatagttgaaaattaaaaaaaatgtctctataagatattattattactgtatcgaatgtgtatattatttgaaaaaaaaaataatatgatttttgatctattatacagaagtaaaaataacttgaggaagcataatagagaaaaataattataaaaaaagttgaataaatttaaatttactgaataatattttacgatactaaaattataacttattataatttttaagttaaaattatttcaagttaaaaaaagtataaaaaaatatgatattataacttatattaacaccttattacttgatttaaaatattttaaattcacttaaggatttttcaaattattaaattggtttttaaaGATTAGTTATGATTGAAAAATAGAATAACATATGGGGACAATAATtgagtatcaatgtttacaacCGGATATATGATAAATTAGCACCTCTGCAATTGAAACCACAATAATAAATCTAAAAACAGAGAAcctaaatcaataaaatatattacaacCAAAGTTTTTAAGATTAATTTAATACgaatacaaaagaaatttaattacactgtaacaatttttatactatattaaacaaaataatgtaaataaacccgtgcaacgcacgggtattatttctagtGTCAAACTATAGGCCACTTAACATAAAGGGTCTAATATCATGTAAATAACCAATTATTCTAAAACGTTTAGGTTATTATAAGGTAATAATAGGCACatcattaattatatttctaaTGGGCAGTTGATCTAAGTGGTGGGAGTGTTAAATGTTgctcgtttttttttttggaagtaaAGTTGCTCATTAAAAGTGAGTTGTGGTTGCATGGCTCTGCAGTCTGATAGACTGATACTATGTTATTTTCACAGTGCAGACATTTTCGTTACATAATTATCAAATAGGAAAATAGTTGCAGGACCAACCCAATTTTTCTGTGCTTCTAAGCATAATTCTACATGAAGtacaaaaataatataaataattcaGCAAATAAAAAGTTACAGTGAAAGGAAGTGTGGGCCAGATTCTGATATAGTCAATACTCATGAATCTTAAGTGAGTAATGGTGTGGTTGAACCTCTGGAAACTTCATGAATGAAGTGGGTCAGTTACAATACATTAGTGGTCCCTCAAGATTAATTGATGTGAAGGGGCACACGCTTGATTAATTGATTCGCAGAATAAAATAACCCTTGAATTCAATGGATGGCTCATGATCTTAAGATGATTAATCAAGAAAAAGAGCTTATATAGATTGAAACAGACCACACTTGGTACATGGAATACCTGGGATCAATTAGTGGAAATCCATTGCAAGGTTAAATAGGAGTAGGTGCATTAGGTTGGACATTGCAGCTCAAAACTTTTCTTTCATTTAATTGATTGGTTCCTTAATTAAGGACACATTATTGAGTGACTGAACCAGAAAAAATGAATAGAGAGGGTGGAAATTTAATCACTGTTGTCTTCTTTGCATGTAATGATCTTTTATTAAATTAATGAAAACTAATTCAAAATTTAAGAATATGCTTGGATTGATGGGTGAGAGCATCGGTGTTTCAATATGCCTGGACCTAGTCCCGACTCTACTTGAGTTTAATTTACTGTTGTGAGGTGAACCTACTAAACAAAATGATTAATGTTCTTCTAGAAATAGAATGATGATGAACACCTCTAATCTTTGTGGGATGGACGTAAGATGAATGCTCTGATGGTGATAACATGCTCTTATGGCGATAACAATGTCCATTGTGGAGCATAGTGTGGTACGTCAGGAGACCTATACCTGCAAAAAGCACTCCAATACACAAATTAGTTTCTAGATCACAGAGAAGTCTCAAAATCTCAAAAGAATATTCAAGTAGTAAAATGAGTAATGCTTATATAAATGACTGATCAAACTTATATTTATAGTTATTATAAGATTTATAATTGAGGTAATAGGCCTTTTGAAGCATTTGTGAACGACTTTTCAGATGATGGTTACGCTTGAGTAACCTTGCAATTGTTCAATAAATGTGTCAGGCTGTCAGCTTTGTTTCGCTTATCTGACTTTCAGACGATATGAATCTCGCTTTGGTCATTCCGACAGCCCAAAATTGTGGTCATTTAGTTGTGAAAACCTTCAGACTGTCCGAGACAATATTGGACCTTCTGGTTATTTGTGCCTACCAGAACAACTAATGTTATGCATCTTTTGAATGCATTGAGAAGCAAACCACACAAACGCAAGACACAGATCGATTAGGTGTACTAGTGAGCTTCAACTACAAGTCTTGGTGCgtaagttttaaaattaacaaCCCAAAAAATACATAACTATGAAAATATGCAAATAATAAATGTCATAAGAGAAATATGTTTATTAATAGGGACATGTGTGCCCTGGATTTTCAAATACAACTTGCAACAGCTTCTTTTCTTGACCCATATGTAGACAAATTCACACGATTGGAAAATGGAAACACTCCCTATTCTGTCGGTCACATAGAGAAAGGGAGATGGATGAGTTTTTCTTGAAGGGCATGATGGGGATGGTAGTAGGGTCACATTTCCTTAGCCGACACAAACCACAAAACTCATAACGTAATTGCCTTATTGGTATCATAGGACTTGTCCATAGAAAGAATCCTAAAATAACTCATATATTTGATCCTCAATTAGACCCTTATATCAGAGATCACGATTCCAATTTTGTTATGTTTCACGGTTTTTACCGTGTTTGAGTCGGGAGCATTCACATTTGCTTTGACTGCCAGAGTTTTTCATATACAATATTCGAATCCAAACCCTCACTATTATTTACGAGAGAAATGTGTTGTGAGAAACTAATCTAATGGTAGATGTGGGTTGTCTTTCACATTTCCCTTTATAAGGAGAAATCTATTCCACTTTAACTTGACTTTGTCTCCTCCGATGTTATATGATGAATAATGATTGTGACTGTTGCGTTAAGAATTACCTCTTTGTTTTTCAACTTGTATGGGGCAAAGTTGTTCTAGTAATGGCAATGCAAAACTTCTTGAAAGCTATTGCGTAACATAGTGAAAAGAACATGATATAGCAAATCTTCTTCCTGAACTCATCTAGCTCTTTATAGTGACACTTTGAGCGAAGCAACCTGCATAAACCCGGTTACAATTTAGTAGATAGAGTTTTAAGGGTTAAAGGTTATTAGTCCATGGATCTCTAAGCGAATTTGGTTTTTCGTCCCTCATTGGAAAAACTGATTATTATTCCTACGGTTGTGCGCGTTTTGATTTTGATCATCGCCTCATAGCACATCTCTAGTGAGGGTGCTAAGTAACATACAAACGCCGACATGGCTTGCTTACATATTAAATGGATCATATcttttaaattaattacacaTCACCAAATCATTAATTCATGCCTTTCAAAGAAAAATCATTAATTCATAATTCAATTTAACCCTAAATCAAACTAACAGCTCATCTAAACAcaaaattaataattcaaaTAAATAAGCTAATAATACTTCGTCAAACATTCAACTCAACTAACATCTTTGAAAAATATCTTAAATTAAGTCAGATACACTTGAAGTTCCAAGAGCCCTAACACTACCATCCTCTCTCCACCCTCGTATACTCCTCCACGTTCGTTCGTCGTTCCTGAGCGAGAGAGGTGTGTTGATCTCAACTCTTTTCATAGCTTTGTTTCCCTTTGAGTGAAGTTTCTAGGTGCGCAAACTTTGACAACACTTTAATTTCCCCTTCAATATGTCATTTGTAAGTTTCTTTTGTAGCTTTAATTAGAATCTTCTTCTCTTTCAGATCTTCCATCAATTGCTTCATTGTTGTTCCATCACTTCTTCATATGATCTTCCATCATTGGCTTCATATGATCTTCCATCAGTTCCTTCATTTGTTGTTCCATCGCTTCCTTCATATGATGTTCCATATCTTCATTCAGATCTTCCTTGGCTTTGTCATGGTTGTCACCTTCAAGCCATCGAAAATAATCGCAGGACCTCCTCTTTACCTAACAATAAAACACAATGAAGGGTGAAGAGGAATAGGTAAAAGATTATGGAAAGttcaagaaaaaattaatgacCAAAATTAGATTTAGAAATTAACCTGCCAATTAAAGAACCTAAAAATAGCTTCCTTGGGTTCCATCTACTTTATGAGGTGTACAATATTGTTTCTTCTCCACACTTATCGAACACATTGCGTTGCGGagtagaagaagatgaagattgagCCCTACtcttagaagaagaagaagcattcacctTGTATTGTGCCATCCTACTCACATGTTCGAATCTCTACACTGCACTTCTCCTTGTCACGAACCCGCTCTGTTACATCACAGCCTCTACAATTTCTCCTTCTCCAATTCCATATTAGAGTTCGTGGTTCTCCATTTTAGTGTATAAGTAAGGAACTAGAAACATGTTTAACCCTAAAAAATTACTTATGACAAATTTAATATtgtgaaaaaaatattcaaaatgtTATAACATATATGTGGAAAGTTagaagagtttttcttttaataaaaaatagaagAGTTCAACCGCGGGTTAAATGAGCTGGGTTAGATTGACTCGGAATCAATTCGAGGTGTATTTTAGCCAACCCAACCCGCCCAAGCCGAGTTGTGTTAGGCTGCCTCACGAGTTAGAACCCAAATTGACAGCTCTATCAACATGCAACAAAATTCACTAACAACTAAAGTTAATTTTATAACAAGGAATGCAAGactacgaaaaaaaaaattagaaagattAGAATCGATTTTCccgtattttttttttcaaaaaagacGAACATGATCTTTGTGCATTTACTTATTTCACTTCAACACTTAAAGATTCACAAAAAATTAGAGATATAATAAGTGATATgtttgaaagaaaagaaaaataaaaataaaagtataGCGAAAATTTgatggaagagaaaaagtgtCAATTGAAGTAAGGAACAATAGACCTAATTATGTCGGTCGCGGACGTAAAAAATGGTTGTTTCAAGTCTAGCCGCAGAAGACGTTTGATCTTGATGACACTTAGGTCGAAATTGCGAAGGTAATTTAACGcaaaaaaataaggaataatAGGGACATGAATCcctctttctttcacttcacaaGCCAAGCATGCATGAACTAGTAACCATGGTGTGATACGATGTCGATGAGGAACCATGTTGCATCCATTGGCATCATCATCAGCAAGCTACGATCGTGTAAAAGCATTGTTAGCATCATCATGCAGAACCATCCAACAAGCCCTTCAAATTCAAGCCCACATGGTGGTGACGGGTCTCCACCACGATCTCTTCCTCTCCACCGCACTCATCTCCTTCTTCGCCACCAACCACCGCGCCTTACGCCACTCCCGCCGCCTCTTCTCCCTCGTCACTAACCCCGACCTCTTCCTCTGGAATGCCATCATCAAAGCCCATTCTCTCTCCCCCAACCAcgctttctctctctataaGTCAAtgctctcttcttcctctgctcCTTCCCCTGACTCCTTCACCTTCCCTTACCTCCTCAAGTCCTGTGCTAACGCACGAACCCCCCATTTGGGTCTTCAGCTTCATTGCCACCTTGTGAAGTCTCGGTTTCACTCCCATGTCTTTGTTGCCAACGCTCTCTTGCATTTCTATTGCGTTTTCAGGGATGCCCATAATGCATATAAGGTGTTTGAGCAAATGCCTGTAAGAGATTGTGTTTCTTATAACATGATGATTAATGGGTTTGTGCGTGCGGGTCGTGCTGGTTGTTCTATGAAAGTTTTGGGGGACATGAGGGGTTTTGGTATTCGGCCTGATGAGTATACCCTTGTTACTTTGTTGTCTGCTTGCTCGTCGTTGGAGGATCAGAGGGTTGGGAGGCAGGTGCATGGCTTGGTTTACAGGGAATTGGGTTGTTTAGGTGACAATGCTTTGTTGGTGAATGCCCTCGTCGATATGTATGCTAAATGTGGGTGCTTGGAATTGGCAGAGAGAGTTGTGAGTGGGGTTAGAAATGGGAAGAGTGTTGTTGCGGCTTGGACTTCTTTGGTGAGTGCGTATGCGTCGCGCGGAGATGTTGAGGTTGCTCGAAGATTGTTTGACCAAATGGGTGAAAGAGACGTGGTTTCTTGGACAGCCATGATTAGTGGTTACTCTCATGCTGGATATTTCCAGGAAGCATTGGAACTGTTTGAGCAGTTGGAGGGTTTGGGAATGAAACCAGACGAGGTTGCTGTTGTTGCTGCTCTTTCGGCATGTGCGCGGCTGGGTGCCCTTGAGTTGGGAAGAAGGATTCACCTTAAATATGCCGCTGAGAATTGGCACTGTGGTCAAAATGGAGGATTCACTTGTGCTGTTGTTGATATGTATGCCAAGTGTGGAAGTATAGACACTGCTTTGGATGTATTC
This region includes:
- the LOC130727302 gene encoding pentatricopeptide repeat-containing protein At2g22410, mitochondrial-like; amino-acid sequence: MLHPLASSSASYDRVKALLASSCRTIQQALQIQAHMVVTGLHHDLFLSTALISFFATNHRALRHSRRLFSLVTNPDLFLWNAIIKAHSLSPNHAFSLYKSMLSSSSAPSPDSFTFPYLLKSCANARTPHLGLQLHCHLVKSRFHSHVFVANALLHFYCVFRDAHNAYKVFEQMPVRDCVSYNMMINGFVRAGRAGCSMKVLGDMRGFGIRPDEYTLVTLLSACSSLEDQRVGRQVHGLVYRELGCLGDNALLVNALVDMYAKCGCLELAERVVSGVRNGKSVVAAWTSLVSAYASRGDVEVARRLFDQMGERDVVSWTAMISGYSHAGYFQEALELFEQLEGLGMKPDEVAVVAALSACARLGALELGRRIHLKYAAENWHCGQNGGFTCAVVDMYAKCGSIDTALDVFCKTSKDKKTTILYNSIISGLAHHGLGKYAITLFEEMRLLGLVPDGVTFVALLCACGHSGFVDEGKKLFESMSTDYGVNPRMEHYGCMVDLLGRGGLLSEAYHLILNMPFKANAVIWRALLSACKVHGDVELAKLAYQELLAVEHDHGARYVMLSNMLADMDQHDEAASVRKAIDNVGIQKPPGWSYVEMNGALHKFLAGDKSHPEAKATELMLMNINMGVKSIGHAISASKMVFDID